The genomic region GGTACTTGCCATCCGTTGACCAGGCCGGCGAATGGCTGCTGACGAAGTCGTCGGTGACGGGCGTAGATTTACCGGTTACAGAGTCCCAGATCTGGATGATGGAGTTGTAGTTTCTCTCCGCGCGGGCATAGGCTACGAACCGGCTATCGGGCGACCAGCGATACTGGGAAATCTCCCAAGTGCTCTTGTCGATGACCGAGGTCTTGCCGTCGGGGATGGACATCACGATCAATTCACACTCTTCGTTGCCAAAGAGGACCTTTTTGCCATCGGGCGACCAAACCGGCGGGAAATGCCAGCCCCGGCTGTCGGTGCCGAGCACTTTAGAGGTTCCTCCTTCGGCGGGGTAGAGGTGGAGCACTTCCTCACCGGAGGCGTCGGTCCACGCAGCGATCGACTTGCCGTCGGGAGACCAGCGGGGGTACTTCTCGCGCGACCCGGCGCTATAGGTCAACTGCCGGATGAGGCCTTCGCCCTTGGCCGGGGCGGTGACGATCTCGCCGCGCGCCGATAGAATGATCCTCTTCGCGTCGGGTCCGAGGTCGTAGTCGGTGATGAAGTCGCCCGGCTGGAAATACTTGACGCGAGCCTGCAAGCGGTCGGTCGGCAAGGCTATCGGTATAGCTCGATCCTCGTTCTTTGCGAGGTCATAGAGACGCAGGTCCATCCCTAATTGATAGACGATCCGGTCGCCGCCCATCGAAGGGAACCGGGCGTCGAACTCCTTGTGAAAGGTGTGCTGCTTCGGTGCGTTGCCATCGGGATTCATCGAATGGATGTTAGCCCGGCCGTCGCGGTTGGAGAGGAAGTAGATCCGGCCGCCCTTATGCCACATCGGGAAGCCGTAGTCGCCCTTCCAGTCCTTGAATGCTGCACCCTTGCCGGTAACGTCGGTGAACTCGGGCACGCCCAGATCGCCGACCCAAATGGTCATTGCCATGCCGCCTTGATAGCGCTTCCAGCGGTGATTTTCAAGAGTGAGGGGGTTGAAGGCGATGCGCTTGCCGCCCGGTTCGAAGGTGACTAGCGCAGCCTTGTCAAGCCCGATCGAAGCCGCTATCCCGCCCTCGGGAGCGACGCGATAAACGCGAAAGCCGCGATAGGGAATCTCGCGCGTCGAACGAAAGAGGATGTTGCCGGACAGATCCCAGCCGATGGATTGATCGGTATGGGGGTGATAGGTGAGCCGTCGCGGTTCGCCGCCGCTGGAGGGAATCAGAAAGACGTCGTCCTGACCATCTTCCTGGCCGGTGAAAGCAACCCATTTGCCGTCGGGGGAGAACTTCGCATACTTCTCTTCGCCTTCGTGGGTCGTGAGCCGTAAGGCGGTTCCACCGGTTACGGGGACCTTCCAGAGATCGCCTTCCGAGGTGAAGACGACCCAGTCTCCCGAGATTGCCGGAAAACGGAAAAACCCGGGCTGATCGGGTTCCGTGGCGGCGTTTGCGTTACCTGGAAGATGCCCTGTCGATGCTATGATGAGCAAGACAAGGCTGACGATGTGTCCGAGCGATCGCAACATGGCGGCACTCCGAAAGACGAATTGAAGGGATGACTGCCGACGACCGTCAGCAGCCTCTCGGCACCTGTAACTTGTTATCTTAGGCCTTTACTAAGTGCCTAAGCGATAGAGCACTTGCGCTACTACCCCTGCCGTTCGATCTTATACTTGCGATAGTACTTATCGACACGGCCAGCGGTATCGACCAGTTTCTGCTTACCAGTGAAGAAGGGGTGGCAGTTGGAGCAGATTTCGATTTTGACGTCTCCGACTGCCGTCCGGGTCTGAAAGGTGTTCCCGCAAGCACAAGTCACGGTGGCCAGATTGTAAGCGGGATGGATGTCGGGTTTCACGAGATTCGTCCTGTATGGGTTGCTATAGGTTATGAACGAAGCAATATAGGGCACTCTCCGACCGGGGGCAAGCACCACGGGGGGCAAGTTTAGATGATATCAAGATTCAATGGGTGCGACCCGCTTGCGACATGGCTGTCCGCCCGCTAAATTGATTCGATTAAGTCATGATCCTCTGGGTCGATTAACCTGACTCCGCAAGTCTATAATTCCTCTATTTCCTCCAAGACCCACTTTGCCGGAACGAATTAAAGCCTGTCTCATCGACGCCGCCGGATTGGAGAGGACGCTGGCCCGGCTGGCAGCCGAGATCATCGAACGAAACCGCGGTGCCGCACGTATTGCTCTGGTCGGCATACGAACCCGGGGCGCACCGCTCGCCTACCGCCTGGCCCGCCTCATCGGCATTATCGAAGGCACCGGCGACCTGCCGGTCGGTATCCTCGACATCACCCTCTATCGCGACGACTTTCTCATTTCGAACCGAACCCCTATGGTGCGCGCGACAGACATCCCGTTCGACATCCAGGACCAGGCGGTGGTGCTGGTGGACGATGTTCTCTTCACCGGTCGGACCGCGCGGGCGGCAATCGACGCCATCCTGGACTATGGCCGCCCCGACCGGATACAACTCGCCGTCCTGATCGACCGTGGTGGACGCGAGATGCCGATCCAGGGCGACTTCGTGGGCAAGAAGGTCGTAACTTCGCCCGGTGAAGAAGTGCGCGTTCACTTGACGGAAGTCGATGACATCGATGAAGTCGTCATTGTCGAGACTGAGCATGCCTGATTCAGCCCCTCGTGACTCGCGCGAATTGCGGCATATGCTCGGACTCGATGGTCTGGCACCCGCAATTATGACTGAGATACTCGATACCGCGGGAACATTCCTTGAAGTCCTCGACCGCCCCATCCCCAAGGTTCCGTCGCTGCGCGGAGTAACCGTCGCCAACCTCTTCTTTGAAAACTCGACCCGTACCCGTCTCTCATTTGAACTGGCCGAAAAGCGACTCTCGGCGGACACAGTCAGCTTTTCAGCAGCAGGCTCTTCGGTATCCAAGGGCGAAACGCTGCTCGACACAGTGCGCAACATCGAAGCAATGAAGGTCGATGCTGTAGTGATACGACATGGCGCATCCGGAGTGCCGCATTTCCTTTCGCAACGCATCGACGCTGCGGTTATAAATGCCGGCGACGGCACCCATGAGCACCCCACCCAAGGACTGCTCGATATTTTCACCTTGCGTAAGGAATGCGGACGGATAGAGGGATTGAAAGTCTTGATATTGGGCGACATCGCCCATAGTCGCGTAGCCCGCTCGAACATCTTCGGACTGACTGCCCTCGGCGCCGAGGTGAAAGTCTGCGGTCCGGCAACGCTCATCCCCCGCAACGTGGAGTCGCTTGGTGTTGAAGTCGCATCAGATCTCGATGAAGGACTGAAGTGGTGCGATGCAGTTAACGTCCTGCGACTGCAACTGGAGCGAATGAACCAGGGGTTGATCCCGTCGCTTAGGGACTATCAGCGTCAATTCGGCCTTACCCGGGAGCACCTTGAGCGCGCCGATCGGGAGATTGTCGTGCTTCATCCGGGGCCGATGAATCGGGGCGTTGAAATAGACTCGGACGTCGCCGACGGTCCCTTTTCGGTGATCCTCGAGCAGGTTACTCATGGCGTCGCGGTTCGCATGGCGGTGCTCTTCATGATCCTTGGACATGAACGCGAAGAAGGAAGGGGTTAGTCGGTGAGCAGCATAAAGGTCGGATTGGGAGAGGCAGATCGGATCGTTGTCCGCGGAGCACGCGTTTTCGACCCTCAAGTCGGACTTGACCGGGTGACAGACATCCTTATCGAAGATGGTGTCATTAGTTCCATTGGCGACTTGAGTCCGTCTCAACAGGCGCAGGTTATCTCGGGCAAAGGCTGGCTTGTCGTGCCCGGACTTTACGATATGCACGTCCACTTGCGCGAGCCGGGTCAGGAGCACAAGGAGACCGTTCGCACCGGATGCGCAGCCGCCATGGCTGGTGGATTCACCGGTGTCGCCTGCATGCCAAACACCGATCCGCCCATAGACTCGCCGGGTGTCGTCCGGTTTATTCGTGAGCAAGCAACCGGACTGCCAGTCGAAGTTTATCCTGTCGGGTGTGTTACCAAGGGCCGGGCCGGTAAAACCCTCGCCGACATGGCCGAACTTGCAGTTGAAGGCGTTACTGCTTTCAGCGACGACGGTGCGCCGGTA from Calditrichota bacterium harbors:
- the rpmE gene encoding 50S ribosomal protein L31 produces the protein MKPDIHPAYNLATVTCACGNTFQTRTAVGDVKIEICSNCHPFFTGKQKLVDTAGRVDKYYRKYKIERQG
- the pyrR gene encoding bifunctional pyr operon transcriptional regulator/uracil phosphoribosyltransferase PyrR, whose translation is MPERIKACLIDAAGLERTLARLAAEIIERNRGAARIALVGIRTRGAPLAYRLARLIGIIEGTGDLPVGILDITLYRDDFLISNRTPMVRATDIPFDIQDQAVVLVDDVLFTGRTARAAIDAILDYGRPDRIQLAVLIDRGGREMPIQGDFVGKKVVTSPGEEVRVHLTEVDDIDEVVIVETEHA
- a CDS encoding aspartate carbamoyltransferase catalytic subunit, with product MPDSAPRDSRELRHMLGLDGLAPAIMTEILDTAGTFLEVLDRPIPKVPSLRGVTVANLFFENSTRTRLSFELAEKRLSADTVSFSAAGSSVSKGETLLDTVRNIEAMKVDAVVIRHGASGVPHFLSQRIDAAVINAGDGTHEHPTQGLLDIFTLRKECGRIEGLKVLILGDIAHSRVARSNIFGLTALGAEVKVCGPATLIPRNVESLGVEVASDLDEGLKWCDAVNVLRLQLERMNQGLIPSLRDYQRQFGLTREHLERADREIVVLHPGPMNRGVEIDSDVADGPFSVILEQVTHGVAVRMAVLFMILGHEREEGRG